The Schistocerca serialis cubense isolate TAMUIC-IGC-003099 chromosome 12, iqSchSeri2.2, whole genome shotgun sequence region agttttagtgtctgacaatggtccacaatttacctctgctgaatttgaaagtttttgttctgccaatggcattcacCATGTTCTTACTCCACCATTctaccctcaatcgaatggtgcagcggaacattttgtacgcacattcaaggatcatatggaccgccttcgtgctacgcactctcgtcagcaggccctcatcacgttcctgtcgtcgtaccggaccacgccacgcgacggcccttcgcctgcagagcttctccacggccgtcgtcatcgcaccctactacggttgttgcaccccccggatcgacccgccgcttctgagcatcgcacgcgttttcagcgcaacaacgccgtttttttcagagtttatcacggtcgccgtcgttgggaacgtggtaccgtgataagtgtccagggtcgcggtttttatactgttcaaggtgctactggggtgcacaggaggcatcagaaccagttgcgccgcgctggccgcccggattctgccgctcgttctttgtccacagatttggtccgcggcgggttccagccgcgccttccgacttcgctgccgcccccagggcggcagcagcagcagcagccgtcgccgctaccacgccgacagcccgtcccgttgatgcctcccgcgcagcttcatccgggagcgcccccggtggtcgctccggcgcctgcggtccctcttcagtcgccaccgccttcggagctgatggacgtcgacccctcagccgggccgccttcccaagcggtggctgtgcagcctgtcctgcagccgctttccttgggcacccccaaggagtctgacaccgcagcgccttgtccggcgcccactcagcagccgtcgacgcagcgtcaggagacgctgcctctcttcgtgggtcccgacgcctcgccgcgtccagtaccagaagctgcgcccgtggtcacaggcgtgcatcctgacctcggttttcagtcggtgtttcccgaggccccgcgcagccaatgctggggtgcggaccggggactgccaccgacaagtctccgccccggtctcttctgctacgcctgcggccagacccctcccccgccgtcgacgctcgccacgtcatttttcaacgacggtgcggcgatttgggggggaggagtgttatatcctagccagtgatgccacccgagcccgctgccaaaatgTTGGCAGcgtcaaagtccggacgccgtccgcataagcagcgccagcgatacaggaaatcgccgcaagtctgcgcgcgccaccgctggcttctggcttcttaagcgctggagtcgcgagcgctaggacagttctgtattcgccgctcagttgtatactcgccaccgaattgtgtacttgctagtcagttgtgtgttcatcgcagcagagttgttgtttgtcgtcagccgacgctgacctagccgctccgactctaactagacagatttctgtagacacggagttcactactgtgatgCTGTATCTTCATAAATAAAGATAAgtgccgacttttatttaatcagagtgtttgggttttcatctttctgttcactgttccagcggaccggtcggcccgctattaaaagtgtggcggtgacttcgtaagccgtttctacagtgaattgtttgtcgctacgaacaccgccacaaaacagagtacttaaataaaaacgtagtatatcgaaatatgatgaaaaccgaaaatcgattttttccgacctgaaccacggtgtggtccccttaaggtgAAACGTCCGGCAAAACCTCAGAAAAagagtgctgctgcttcatgataacgcacatccCCATATCACAAATGGCGTAACTTAGAAGATACGCCAACGCAAGTCGGAGACACTCTAGCATTCGCCCTATACTTCTGATCTGTTCCCCGTGTCTGTCACACCTTCAGTCTCTTAAAAAAAGAGTCgccgattcctgtcggacgaggatgttcaggaggcagttacggacttcttcgcgCAGAAAACCACGGTGTTACATGAAATGGATATTTTCAGCCTGGTGAGTCGGTGGGATGGTTGCCTCAATTCCTACGGCGATCTTGCCTCATTGGCATACAG contains the following coding sequences:
- the LOC126427955 gene encoding proline-rich protein HaeIII subfamily 1-like; this translates as MMDTDGLPCYTHPSEPLRLLKVVFRHLPLKFGADYLHLVRGGFQPRLPTSLPPPGRQQQQQPSPLPRRQPVPLMPPAQLHPGAPPVVAPAPAVPLQSPPPSELMDVDPSAGPPSQAGVAVMPYVDDSPSW